From Flavobacterium sp. 102, a single genomic window includes:
- a CDS encoding DUF3467 domain-containing protein, with protein MSDNNQQQGQINIELDEKTAEGIYSNLAIINHSASEFVVDFVTIMPGVPKAKVKSRIVLTPQHAKRFLKALGENIHRFELANGEIKDTEQPPIPLNFGPAGQA; from the coding sequence ATGAGTGATAATAATCAACAACAAGGACAAATCAATATTGAGTTGGATGAAAAGACGGCCGAAGGAATTTATTCCAACTTGGCTATCATCAACCATTCAGCTTCTGAATTTGTAGTTGACTTTGTAACGATCATGCCTGGAGTGCCTAAGGCAAAAGTTAAATCGAGAATTGTGTTAACACCGCAACATGCTAAAAGATTTCTGAAAGCATTAGGGGAAAATATCCACCGATTTGAATTGGCCAATGGCGAAATAAAGGATACAGAGCAACCTCCGATTCCTTTGAATTTTGGTCCAGCCGGTCAAGCATAA
- the rpoC gene encoding DNA-directed RNA polymerase subunit beta', with translation MMNRNKDTKNTIKRFDRISIGLASPESILAESRGEVLKPETINYRTHKPERDGLFCERIFGPVKDFECACGKYKRIRYKGIVCDRCGVEVTEKKVRRDRVGHINLVVPIAHIWYFRSLPNKIGYILGLPSKKLDMIIYYERYVVIQAGIAQNADGESLHRLDFLTEEEYLNILDTLPMENQYLDDNDPNKFIAKMGAECIMDLLARTDLNELSYSLRHAANNETSKQRKTEALKRLQVVESFRESNLNRENRPEWMILKVIPVIPPELRPLVPLDGGRFATSDLNDLYRRVIIRNNRLKRLMEIKAPEVILRNEKRMLQESVDSLFDNTRKASAVKTESNRPLKSLSDSLKGKQGRFRQNLLGKRVDYSARSVIVVGPEMKLFECGLPKDMAAELYKPFVIRKLIERGIVKTVKSAKKIIDKKEPVVWDILENVIKGHPVLLNRAPTLHRLGIQAFQPKLIEGKAIQLHPLVCTAFNADFDGDQMAVHLPLGPEAILEAQLLMLASHNILNPANGAPITVPSQDMVLGLYYMTKERLSVPEHKILGEGLTFYSAEECNIAINEGRVELNARVKIRAKDFNEEGELVYKIIQTTAGRVLFNEVVPPAAGYINEVLTKKSLRDIIGKILAVTDVPTTAAFLDNMKDMGYKFAFKGGLSFSLGDIRIPEQKNKLIADAREQVDVISTNYNMGLITNNERYNQVIDIWTSANAQLTELAMKNIREDQQGFNSVYMMLDSGARGSKEQIRQLTGMRGLMAKPKKSTAGGGEIIENPILSNFKEGLSILEYFISTHGARKGLADTALKTADAGYLTRRLHDVSQDVIVNSVDCGTLRGIDVSALKKNEEIVETLGERILGRVALQDVINPLNNEILIHSGEQITEAVVKAIEESPLERVDVRSPLTCEAKKGICAKCYGRNLATGKMTQKGEAVGVIAAQSIGEPGTQLTLRTFHVGGVAGGVSEESSIIARFGGRLEIEDLKTVVGEDGDGNKVDIVVSRSTELKLVDVKTGILLSTHNIPYGSVINVKDGDTVEKGAAICKWDPYNGVIVSEFTGKIAYEDLEQGQSFQVEIDEQTGFQEKVISEGRNKKLIPTLLVYGKDGELIRSYNLPVGAHLMVEDGEKIKAGKILVKIPRRSSKAGDITGGLPRITELLEARNPSNPAVVSEIDGVVSFGKIKRGNREIVIESKFGEIKKYLVKLSSQILVQENDFVKAGVPLSDGAITPDDILRIQGPSAVQQYLVNEIQEVYRLQGVKINDKHFEVVIRQMMRKVRVEDPGDTLFLEEQLIHTADFIEENDKLYGMKVVEDAGDSEVLKPGQIVSPRELRDENSLLKRNDKNQVVARDVITATATPVLQGITRASLQTKSFISAASFQETTKVLNEAAVAGKVDTLEGLKENVIVGHRIPAGTGMRDYDHTIVGSKEDYNEIMANKEEYIY, from the coding sequence ATGATGAATAGAAATAAAGATACTAAAAATACTATCAAAAGATTTGACAGAATTTCGATAGGACTAGCTTCACCGGAATCTATCTTGGCTGAGTCAAGAGGAGAGGTTTTGAAGCCGGAAACTATCAACTATAGAACCCACAAACCAGAACGTGATGGTCTTTTCTGTGAGCGAATTTTCGGTCCGGTAAAAGATTTTGAATGTGCCTGTGGTAAATACAAAAGAATCCGTTATAAAGGAATCGTTTGTGACCGTTGTGGTGTTGAAGTAACCGAGAAAAAAGTACGTAGAGACAGAGTTGGTCACATCAATTTGGTGGTGCCGATTGCTCACATCTGGTACTTCCGTTCGTTACCAAACAAAATTGGGTACATTCTTGGATTGCCATCTAAGAAATTAGACATGATTATTTACTACGAAAGATACGTAGTAATCCAAGCCGGTATTGCTCAAAATGCAGATGGTGAATCATTACACCGTTTAGACTTTTTGACAGAAGAAGAATATCTGAATATTTTAGATACCCTTCCGATGGAAAATCAATATTTAGATGACAATGATCCAAATAAATTCATCGCCAAAATGGGTGCTGAATGTATCATGGATTTATTGGCACGAACTGATTTAAATGAGTTGTCTTACAGCTTACGTCACGCGGCTAATAACGAAACGTCTAAACAAAGAAAAACAGAAGCGTTAAAAAGATTACAAGTTGTTGAATCTTTCCGTGAGTCAAACCTAAACAGAGAAAACCGTCCTGAGTGGATGATTTTGAAAGTAATTCCGGTGATACCGCCAGAATTGCGTCCGTTGGTGCCGCTTGATGGAGGTCGTTTCGCAACTTCCGATTTGAACGATTTGTACAGAAGAGTGATCATCCGTAACAACCGTTTGAAAAGATTAATGGAAATCAAAGCTCCTGAAGTAATCTTAAGAAACGAAAAACGTATGTTGCAGGAATCAGTAGATTCCTTATTTGACAACACGCGTAAAGCTTCTGCAGTTAAAACAGAATCAAACAGACCATTAAAATCTTTATCAGATTCGTTAAAAGGTAAACAAGGTCGTTTCCGTCAAAACTTATTAGGGAAACGTGTGGATTATTCTGCTCGTTCGGTAATTGTTGTTGGACCTGAAATGAAATTGTTCGAATGTGGTCTGCCAAAAGATATGGCTGCTGAACTATACAAACCATTCGTTATTCGTAAGTTAATCGAAAGAGGAATTGTTAAAACAGTTAAGTCTGCTAAGAAAATCATCGACAAAAAAGAGCCAGTAGTTTGGGATATCCTGGAGAATGTAATCAAAGGTCACCCGGTATTATTAAACCGTGCTCCTACGTTACACAGATTAGGTATCCAAGCTTTCCAACCAAAATTAATTGAAGGAAAAGCAATCCAGTTACACCCGTTAGTATGTACGGCGTTCAATGCGGATTTTGATGGTGACCAGATGGCGGTTCACTTACCGTTAGGACCGGAAGCTATTTTGGAAGCACAATTATTAATGTTGGCTTCTCATAATATCTTGAATCCTGCGAATGGTGCTCCGATTACGGTTCCTTCTCAAGACATGGTACTTGGTCTTTATTATATGACCAAAGAAAGATTATCAGTTCCTGAACATAAAATCTTAGGTGAAGGCTTGACTTTTTATTCTGCTGAAGAATGTAATATTGCTATCAACGAAGGAAGAGTGGAATTGAATGCTCGTGTTAAAATCAGAGCTAAAGATTTCAATGAAGAAGGAGAATTGGTATACAAAATTATCCAGACTACTGCCGGTAGAGTACTTTTTAATGAAGTAGTTCCACCAGCGGCAGGATATATCAACGAAGTATTGACTAAAAAATCTTTACGTGATATTATTGGAAAAATCCTTGCAGTAACTGATGTTCCTACAACGGCAGCGTTCCTTGATAACATGAAAGATATGGGGTACAAATTCGCTTTCAAAGGTGGATTGTCATTCTCATTAGGTGATATTAGAATTCCGGAGCAAAAAAATAAATTGATTGCTGACGCAAGAGAGCAAGTAGATGTAATTTCTACAAACTATAACATGGGTCTTATTACCAATAACGAACGTTACAACCAAGTTATTGATATCTGGACTTCTGCGAATGCACAATTGACAGAATTGGCGATGAAAAATATCCGTGAAGACCAACAAGGTTTCAACTCGGTATATATGATGCTTGATTCCGGAGCTCGTGGATCTAAAGAACAAATTCGTCAGTTAACCGGTATGCGTGGTTTGATGGCTAAGCCTAAAAAATCAACCGCTGGTGGTGGTGAAATTATTGAAAACCCGATTCTTTCTAACTTTAAGGAAGGTCTTTCAATTTTGGAGTATTTTATTTCTACGCACGGTGCGCGTAAAGGTCTGGCAGATACCGCTTTGAAAACGGCAGATGCTGGTTACTTGACTCGTCGTTTACATGACGTTTCTCAAGACGTAATCGTCAACTCTGTAGATTGTGGTACTTTAAGAGGAATTGATGTTTCTGCTTTAAAGAAAAATGAAGAAATCGTTGAAACTTTAGGAGAGAGAATCTTAGGACGTGTGGCGTTACAAGATGTAATCAATCCGTTGAACAATGAAATTTTAATTCATTCAGGTGAGCAAATTACTGAAGCAGTGGTTAAAGCAATTGAAGAATCTCCACTTGAAAGAGTAGATGTTCGTTCGCCTTTAACTTGTGAAGCTAAAAAAGGTATTTGTGCTAAATGTTACGGACGTAACCTAGCTACCGGAAAAATGACTCAAAAAGGAGAAGCAGTCGGTGTTATCGCTGCACAATCTATTGGAGAGCCTGGAACACAGTTGACACTTCGTACATTCCACGTTGGTGGAGTTGCCGGTGGTGTTTCTGAAGAATCTAGCATCATCGCAAGATTTGGAGGAAGATTAGAAATCGAAGATTTGAAAACAGTTGTTGGAGAAGACGGAGATGGGAACAAAGTAGATATCGTGGTTTCTCGTTCAACTGAATTGAAATTAGTAGATGTTAAAACAGGTATTTTATTAAGTACACACAATATTCCTTACGGTTCTGTTATCAATGTGAAAGATGGAGACACCGTTGAAAAAGGTGCTGCTATCTGTAAATGGGATCCATATAATGGAGTTATCGTTTCTGAATTTACCGGAAAAATTGCTTACGAAGATTTAGAGCAAGGACAATCGTTCCAAGTAGAAATCGATGAGCAAACCGGTTTCCAAGAAAAAGTAATTTCGGAAGGAAGAAATAAAAAATTAATCCCAACCTTATTGGTTTACGGTAAAGACGGAGAATTAATCCGTTCTTACAACTTACCGGTTGGTGCTCACCTTATGGTAGAAGATGGAGAGAAAATTAAAGCAGGTAAAATCTTGGTGAAAATTCCTCGTCGTTCTTCTAAAGCAGGTGATATCACCGGAGGTTTACCAAGAATTACCGAGTTGTTAGAAGCTCGTAATCCTTCAAACCCAGCGGTTGTTTCGGAAATCGATGGTGTAGTTTCTTTTGGAAAAATCAAAAGAGGTAACCGTGAGATAGTAATCGAATCTAAATTTGGTGAAATCAAGAAATACTTAGTGAAATTATCAAGTCAAATCTTAGTTCAAGAGAATGATTTCGTAAAAGCGGGTGTGCCTTTATCTGATGGAGCCATTACTCCGGATGATATCTTGAGAATCCAAGGTCCATCAGCTGTTCAACAGTATTTGGTTAACGAAATTCAAGAGGTTTATCGTTTGCAAGGGGTAAAAATCAATGACAAACACTTTGAAGTGGTTATTCGTCAAATGATGCGTAAAGTAAGAGTTGAAGATCCGGGAGATACTTTATTCCTTGAAGAGCAATTAATACACACGGCTGACTTTATCGAAGAAAACGATAAATTGTACGGAATGAAAGTGGTAGAAGATGCAGGTGACTCTGAGGTGTTAAAACCGGGTCAAATCGTTTCTCCACGTGAGTTAAGAGATGAAAATTCATTGTTGAAGCGTAATGATAAAAACCAAGTTGTGGCTCGTGATGTTATTACGGCTACGGCAACTCCGGTACTTCAAGGTATCACAAGAGCATCGTTACAAACGAAATCATTTATCTCGGCAGCATCGTTCCAAGAGACTACAAAAGTATTAAACGAAGCGGCAGTAGCCGGTAAAGTAGATACTTTAGAAGGTCTTAAAGAAAATGTTATCGTTGGCCACAGAATTCCTGCGGGAACTGGTATGAGAGATTACGATCACACTATTGTAGGTTCGAAAGAAGATTACAATGAAATCATGGCCAATAAAGAAGAATACATTTATTAA
- the rpoB gene encoding DNA-directed RNA polymerase subunit beta, protein MITNQTERLNFASTKNIPQYPDFLDVQVKSFKDFFQLETKSDERGNEGLYNTFMENFPITDTRNQFVLEFLDYFVDPPRYTIQECIERGLTYSVPLKARLKLYCTDPEHEDFETIVQDVYLGTIPYMTPSGTFVINGAERVVVSQLHRSPGVFFGQSFHANGTKLYSARVIPFKGSWIEFATDINSVMYAYIDRKKKLPVTTLFRAIGFERDKDILEIFDLAEEIKVSKTGLKKYVGRRLAARVLNTWHEDFVDEDTGEVVSIERNEIILDRDTIIDKDNVEEIIDSNVKSILLHKEDANQGDYAIIHNTLQKDPTNSEKEAVEHIYRQLRNAEPPDEETARGIIDKLFFSDQRYNLGEVGRYRMNKKLNLDIPMEKQVLTKEDIITIVKYLIELINSKAEIDDIDHLSNRRVRTVGEQLSQQFGVGLARMARTIRERMNVRDNEVFTPIDLINAKTLSSVINSFFGTNQLSQFMDQTNPLAEITHKRRLSALGPGGLSRERAGFEVRDVHYTHYGRLCPIETPEGPNIGLISSLGVYAKVNGMGFIETPYRKVTNGTVDLTSEPIYLSAEEEEGKMIAQANIEMDAKGKITADKVIAREEGDFPVVDPNEIHYTDVAPNQIASISASLIPFLEHDDANRALMGSNMMRQAVPLLRPEAPIVGTGLERQVASDSRVLINAEGNGTVEYVDANMITIKYDRTEEERMVSFDPDEKSYNLIKFRKTNQSTSINLKPIVRKGDRVKLGQVLCEGYATQNGELALGRNLKVAFMPWKGYNFEDAIVISEKVVRDDIFTSIHVDDYSLEVRDTKLGNEELTNDIPNVSEEATKDLDENGMIRIGAEVKPGDILIGKITPKGESDPTPEEKLLRAIFGDKAGDVKDASLKASPSLHGVVLDKKLFARAVKDKKKRTKDKDDLTSLEMEFETKFVELKDKLVEKLFTIVNGKTSQGVMNDLGEEVLPKGKKYTQKMLHAVEDFAHLTKGQWVADEETNHLVNDLIHNYKIKLNDLQGALRREKFTITVGDELPAGILKLAKVYIAKKRKLKVGDKMAGRHGNKGIVARIVRHEDMPFLEDGTPVDIVLNPLGVPSRMNIGQIYETVLGWAGQKLGRTYATPIFDGATLDQINALTDEAGIPQFGHTYLYDGGTGERFHQAATVGVIYMLKLGHMVDDKMHARSIGPYSLITQQPLGGKAQFGGQRFGEMEVWALEAYGASSTLREILTVKSDDVIGRAKTYEAIVKGETMPEPGLPESFNVLMHELKGLGLDIRLEE, encoded by the coding sequence ATGATAACAAATCAGACTGAAAGATTGAATTTTGCCTCTACTAAAAACATACCTCAATATCCGGATTTCCTAGATGTTCAGGTTAAATCTTTTAAAGATTTCTTCCAATTGGAAACCAAATCTGACGAGAGAGGCAACGAAGGGTTATACAATACCTTCATGGAAAACTTTCCAATTACTGATACAAGAAACCAATTTGTATTGGAGTTCCTAGATTATTTTGTTGACCCACCGCGTTACACTATTCAAGAGTGTATCGAAAGAGGTTTAACATATAGTGTGCCTCTAAAAGCCAGACTAAAACTATACTGTACTGATCCGGAGCACGAAGATTTTGAAACGATTGTTCAAGATGTTTATCTTGGAACAATTCCATACATGACACCAAGCGGAACTTTCGTTATCAATGGTGCCGAGCGTGTGGTAGTTTCTCAATTACACCGTTCGCCTGGTGTTTTCTTTGGTCAGTCTTTCCATGCTAATGGTACTAAGTTGTATTCTGCTAGAGTAATTCCTTTCAAAGGTTCATGGATTGAATTTGCTACCGATATCAACAGCGTTATGTATGCTTATATCGATAGAAAGAAAAAATTACCGGTGACTACTCTTTTCCGTGCTATCGGATTCGAAAGAGATAAGGACATTCTTGAAATATTTGACCTTGCAGAAGAAATCAAAGTTTCAAAAACCGGTCTTAAGAAATACGTTGGAAGAAGATTAGCTGCGAGAGTATTAAATACTTGGCACGAAGATTTCGTTGACGAGGATACTGGTGAAGTAGTATCTATCGAACGTAACGAAATTATCTTGGATAGAGATACCATTATCGACAAAGATAATGTGGAAGAAATCATCGATTCTAACGTAAAATCTATTTTGTTACATAAAGAAGATGCTAATCAAGGTGATTACGCTATCATCCATAATACTTTACAAAAAGACCCAACAAACTCAGAAAAAGAAGCTGTTGAGCACATTTACCGTCAGTTGCGTAATGCAGAACCGCCTGATGAAGAAACGGCTCGTGGCATCATAGATAAATTATTCTTCTCTGACCAACGTTATAACTTAGGTGAAGTTGGTCGTTACAGAATGAACAAAAAATTGAACCTTGATATCCCAATGGAAAAGCAAGTCTTGACCAAAGAAGATATCATCACTATCGTAAAATATTTGATCGAATTAATCAACTCTAAAGCGGAGATTGATGATATTGATCACTTATCAAATCGTCGTGTGAGAACCGTTGGTGAGCAATTGTCTCAACAATTTGGTGTAGGTTTAGCCCGTATGGCCAGAACCATCCGTGAGAGAATGAACGTTAGAGATAACGAGGTGTTTACACCAATCGATTTGATCAATGCTAAAACATTATCATCGGTAATCAACTCTTTCTTTGGTACAAACCAGTTGTCTCAATTCATGGATCAAACAAATCCACTAGCTGAGATTACACACAAAAGAAGATTATCTGCCCTTGGGCCAGGTGGACTTTCAAGAGAAAGAGCCGGTTTCGAGGTACGTGACGTTCACTATACGCACTACGGAAGACTTTGTCCGATTGAAACGCCTGAAGGACCAAACATTGGATTGATTTCATCTTTGGGTGTTTATGCTAAAGTAAACGGAATGGGATTCATCGAAACACCATACCGTAAAGTAACTAACGGAACAGTTGATTTAACTTCTGAACCAATTTACTTAAGCGCAGAAGAAGAAGAAGGGAAAATGATTGCTCAGGCAAACATCGAAATGGACGCCAAAGGAAAAATTACTGCCGATAAAGTTATTGCCCGTGAAGAAGGCGATTTCCCGGTTGTTGATCCTAACGAAATTCATTATACTGACGTTGCGCCGAACCAAATCGCCTCGATTTCAGCTTCATTGATTCCTTTCTTGGAGCATGATGATGCGAACCGTGCGTTGATGGGCTCCAACATGATGCGTCAGGCTGTACCATTGTTACGTCCTGAAGCACCAATCGTAGGAACAGGTTTAGAGCGTCAAGTAGCGTCTGACTCAAGAGTATTAATCAATGCGGAAGGAAACGGAACTGTAGAGTACGTTGACGCCAACATGATTACTATCAAATACGATAGAACAGAAGAGGAAAGAATGGTAAGTTTTGACCCAGATGAGAAATCGTATAACTTGATCAAATTCAGAAAAACAAATCAAAGTACGTCTATCAACTTGAAGCCAATCGTAAGAAAAGGCGACAGAGTGAAATTAGGACAAGTACTTTGTGAAGGATATGCAACACAAAACGGAGAGTTGGCTTTGGGTAGAAACCTTAAAGTTGCGTTTATGCCTTGGAAAGGGTATAACTTCGAGGATGCGATTGTAATTTCTGAAAAAGTAGTTCGTGACGATATCTTCACGTCTATCCACGTTGATGATTATTCATTGGAAGTTAGAGATACGAAATTAGGTAACGAAGAGTTAACTAATGATATCCCGAACGTTTCTGAAGAAGCTACCAAAGACTTGGATGAAAACGGAATGATCAGAATCGGAGCCGAAGTTAAACCTGGCGACATTCTAATCGGAAAAATTACACCAAAAGGAGAATCAGATCCTACACCGGAAGAGAAATTGCTTCGTGCCATCTTCGGGGATAAAGCAGGAGATGTAAAAGATGCTTCGTTAAAAGCGTCTCCATCGTTACACGGTGTGGTTTTAGACAAAAAATTATTCGCGAGAGCGGTAAAAGATAAAAAGAAACGTACCAAAGATAAAGACGATTTGACGTCTTTGGAAATGGAATTCGAAACCAAATTTGTTGAGTTAAAAGACAAATTGGTTGAAAAATTATTCACCATAGTAAACGGAAAAACATCGCAAGGTGTCATGAACGATTTAGGAGAAGAAGTTTTACCAAAAGGTAAAAAATACACTCAAAAAATGTTACATGCCGTAGAAGATTTCGCTCACTTGACTAAAGGACAATGGGTTGCAGATGAAGAAACTAACCACTTGGTTAACGACTTAATCCACAACTACAAAATCAAATTAAACGATTTGCAAGGTGCTTTAAGAAGAGAGAAATTTACCATCACTGTTGGAGATGAATTACCAGCCGGTATCTTGAAATTGGCGAAAGTTTATATCGCTAAGAAACGTAAATTGAAAGTGGGTGATAAAATGGCGGGACGTCACGGTAACAAAGGTATTGTTGCTCGTATCGTTCGTCACGAAGATATGCCATTCTTAGAAGATGGAACTCCGGTTGATATCGTATTGAATCCACTAGGTGTACCTTCTCGTATGAACATCGGTCAGATTTATGAAACTGTTTTGGGTTGGGCCGGACAAAAATTAGGAAGAACTTATGCGACACCTATTTTTGATGGAGCAACATTAGACCAAATCAATGCCTTGACAGACGAAGCAGGTATTCCACAATTCGGTCATACTTATTTGTATGATGGAGGAACTGGAGAACGTTTCCACCAAGCAGCAACTGTTGGAGTAATCTATATGTTGAAATTGGGACACATGGTTGACGATAAAATGCACGCTCGTTCTATCGGTCCATACTCTTTGATTACACAACAACCATTGGGTGGTAAAGCCCAATTTGGAGGTCAGCGTTTCGGAGAAATGGAGGTTTGGGCACTTGAAGCTTATGGAGCATCAAGTACGCTAAGAGAAATTTTGACTGTTAAATCGGATGACGTAATCGGTAGAGCTAAAACTTACGAAGCAATCGTTAAGGGAGAAACTATGCCGGAACCGGGATTACCAGAATCATTCAATGTATTAATGCATGAATTGAAAGGTCTTGGATTAGACATCAGATTAGAAGAATAA
- the rplL gene encoding 50S ribosomal protein L7/L12: MADLKQFAEQLVNLTVKEVNDLATILKDEYGIEPAAAAVVVAAGGAGAGDAAEEQTEFTVVLKEAGASKLAVVKAVKELTGLGLKEAKDLVDGAPSNIKEGVTKAEAEGLKKSLEEAGAVVELK; the protein is encoded by the coding sequence ATGGCAGATTTGAAACAATTCGCAGAACAATTAGTTAACCTTACGGTAAAAGAAGTTAACGATTTAGCTACAATATTAAAAGATGAGTATGGTATCGAGCCTGCTGCTGCAGCTGTAGTAGTTGCTGCTGGTGGTGCTGGTGCTGGTGATGCTGCTGAAGAGCAAACTGAATTCACAGTAGTATTGAAAGAAGCTGGAGCTTCTAAATTAGCTGTTGTAAAAGCAGTTAAAGAATTAACAGGTCTTGGCTTAAAAGAAGCTAAAGATTTAGTTGACGGCGCTCCATCAAACATCAAAGAAGGAGTTACTAAAGCAGAAGCTGAAGGTTTGAAAAAATCTTTAGAAGAAGCTGGAGCTGTTGTTGAGTTAAAATAA
- the rplJ gene encoding 50S ribosomal protein L10, which translates to MTREEKSIAIEDLTAKLAESNIVYIADTSGLDAETTSNLRRACFKAGIKLEVVKNTLLGKAMEASSNDYGDLSSVLKGNSSIFIADIANSPAKIIKDFRKKSDKPAFKGAYINGEIYIGDNLLDSLASLKSKEEVIGEIIGLLQSPAKRVIAALLNNAEQKGETAE; encoded by the coding sequence ATGACAAGAGAAGAAAAATCAATCGCGATAGAAGATTTAACTGCAAAGTTGGCCGAAAGTAATATTGTATATATTGCTGACACCTCTGGGTTAGACGCAGAAACTACTTCAAACCTAAGAAGAGCTTGTTTTAAAGCAGGTATCAAATTAGAAGTAGTTAAGAACACTTTGCTTGGAAAAGCAATGGAAGCTTCAAGTAATGATTATGGTGATTTGTCATCTGTGTTAAAAGGAAACTCTTCTATTTTTATCGCAGACATCGCAAATTCTCCAGCAAAAATCATTAAAGATTTCAGAAAAAAATCAGATAAGCCTGCATTTAAAGGTGCTTACATCAACGGTGAAATTTACATCGGAGATAACCTTTTGGATAGCTTAGCTTCATTGAAATCTAAAGAAGAAGTTATTGGAGAAATCATTGGATTACTTCAATCTCCTGCAAAACGCGTTATTGCTGCATTATTAAACAATGCAGAACAAAAAGGCGAAACAGCAGAATAA
- the rplA gene encoding 50S ribosomal protein L1 gives MAKLTKKQKEAASKIEKNKLYSLKDASSLLKVVASAKFDESVDIAVRLGVDPRKANQMVRGVVTLPHGTGKDTKVLALVTPDKEAEAKAAGADYVGLDDYLQKIKDGWTDVDVIITMPAIMGKLGPLGRVLGPRGLMPNPKTGTVTMEIGKAVAEVKAGKIDFKVDKTGIVHAGIGRISFEADKIVDNAHEIIQTLLKLKPTAAKGTYIKSIHISSTMSPAIALDPKAV, from the coding sequence ATGGCAAAATTGACAAAAAAACAAAAAGAGGCTGCTTCAAAAATTGAAAAAAACAAACTGTATTCTTTAAAAGACGCTTCGTCTTTATTGAAAGTTGTTGCTTCAGCAAAATTTGACGAGTCTGTAGATATTGCTGTTCGTTTAGGAGTTGATCCAAGAAAAGCAAATCAAATGGTAAGAGGTGTTGTAACCCTTCCTCATGGAACCGGTAAAGATACTAAAGTATTAGCTTTAGTTACACCGGATAAAGAAGCAGAAGCGAAAGCGGCTGGTGCTGACTATGTAGGATTAGACGATTACCTTCAAAAAATTAAAGATGGTTGGACAGATGTTGATGTAATCATCACTATGCCGGCTATCATGGGTAAATTAGGTCCTTTAGGACGTGTTTTAGGTCCAAGAGGTTTAATGCCAAACCCTAAAACAGGAACAGTAACCATGGAAATTGGTAAAGCTGTTGCTGAAGTAAAAGCGGGTAAAATCGACTTTAAAGTTGATAAAACTGGAATCGTTCACGCAGGTATCGGAAGAATTTCTTTCGAAGCGGATAAGATTGTAGATAACGCTCACGAGATTATTCAAACATTACTTAAATTAAAACCAACTGCAGCTAAAGGAACATATATTAAGAGTATTCACATCTCTTCTACTATGAGCCCTGCTATCGCTTTAGATCCTAAAGCAGTATAA
- the rplK gene encoding 50S ribosomal protein L11, translating into MAKEISKVVKLQVKGGAANPSPPVGPALGAAGVNIMEFCKQFNARTQDQPGKVLPVQITVYKDKSFDFVVKTPPAAIQLLDAAKLKSGSGEPNRKKVASVTWDQIKAIAEDKMVDLNAFTPEKAMSMIAGTARSMGITVTGDSPLK; encoded by the coding sequence ATGGCTAAAGAGATTAGTAAAGTAGTTAAACTACAAGTTAAGGGAGGTGCTGCGAACCCGTCGCCACCGGTTGGACCTGCTCTGGGAGCTGCTGGTGTTAATATCATGGAATTCTGTAAGCAGTTCAATGCTAGAACCCAAGATCAACCCGGCAAAGTGTTACCGGTACAAATTACCGTGTATAAAGACAAATCGTTTGATTTTGTTGTAAAAACTCCACCTGCTGCAATTCAATTATTGGATGCTGCTAAATTAAAATCTGGTTCAGGCGAGCCTAATAGAAAAAAAGTTGCTAGCGTAACTTGGGATCAAATTAAAGCTATCGCCGAAGACAAGATGGTCGATTTAAATGCATTCACACCTGAAAAAGCTATGAGCATGATTGCTGGAACAGCTAGATCTATGGGTATAACTGTAACTGGAGATTCTCCTCTAAAATAA